From the genome of Candidatus Bathyarchaeota archaeon:
AGGCCACGGCTTCGGGGTCTAGCCGGTGTATGATTATCATCATATCTGGAGCACCTCCCTCTACGTCGAACGTCCATCCCTCGAGCATGTGCATGAGTACGAACGGGTTATCCTCCTCCGCTATGGGCTCGTCTGCGTAGAAGACGTATATCGTGTCCGAGTCGCTCGAGTATATCATCCTCACGTAGGTCATGTTAGCAGGTATCCTGGTCGGCAGCCTAACCGGACCGGAGGCGTTCAGAGCCCTAGCAGCCTCCTCTATCGACGGAACGACATCCGAGCTAACAGGTAGGATAGCCCCGCCACCCGTAGACCCACCGGTCGAGGAGCCTGTAGAAGTCTCCGTATCCGGTTCAGGAGCTGTCTGCATCACCGTGTAAACCGTTACCAGAGCAGCGGCGGCTAACATTAGTAGGGCTAAAGCAACTTCCCTACCTAGCATTCTTCAATAAAACCCTTCACCTGAAGCCATTTAAACTTTTAACGAGATCCCTGGCTCTAAGCAACTACCTGCTAGCCCTGAAAGGTAGTGGATAGGAGAGAAGCTTATATCAGAGAACATCCGTATATTCATGTATGACAGTAATTACTGTAAGGATAGATGAGGAGACGAAGAGGATGATGAAGGCGATTAAGATCAACTGGAGCGAGTTCATCAGAAACGCTATAAGAACCAAGGTGATGGAGGAGAGGAGGAGGAATTTGGCGAAAGCCGTCTTGATCAACGAGAGGATAAGGAGAAAGAGCGTCGGCGAAGCTAGGGCGGAGGAGATAATCAGAAGGTTTAGGGACGAGAGGTATGGAAGTAGTTGTTGATGCAAGCATAGTAGTGAAGTGGTTCGTGGAAGAAGAGGGCTCCGATAAGGCTCTGAGGCTTAGAGACAAGTATATCGACGGGGAGATAAGCATCATCGCTCCCGAACTCATAATCTTCGAGGTTCTAAACGCCCTATACTATAAGAGGCTGTTTTCAGAAAGCGAGATGAAAGAAATCTCCGAAGCCTTAGAGGCATACTCGTTCACACTATACTC
Proteins encoded in this window:
- a CDS encoding type II toxin-antitoxin system VapC family toxin codes for the protein MEVVVDASIVVKWFVEEEGSDKALRLRDKYIDGEISIIAPELIIFEVLNALYYKRLFSESEMKEISEALEAYSFTLYSLKGEYAEKTVETAVENGITIYDASYVALAMIRDTYLYTADEKLIEKLKGEYLKHVKSIKSTSSNTIRI